In Candidatus Ozemobacteraceae bacterium, the genomic stretch TCCGGCGTGTATACGCCCTGCATCGGCGGGAACCGCGGCCCGACGCTGTCGTCGTTCTTTCCGCGAAGGGGGTTGTCGCCCATGTGGTTGATATGATCGGTCATGACCATCAGGTCGCCGACCGAGAAGGTCCGGTTCAGGCCGCCGGAGGCGTTGGTGATGATCAGGTCGGCGCACCCCAGTCCTCGAAGAACGCGGATCGGGAAGGTGACCTCGGCCATGCTGTAACCTTCGTAGTAATGGAACCGGCCCTGCATGACGGCGACTTGCTTTCCGCCGACGCGGCCGCAGACGAGGCGGCCCGAGTGGCCTTTCACGGTCGATACGGGGAAATGCGGGATGTCTCGATACTCGACCACGACCGGATCTTCGACCTTTTCGGCGAATTTTCCCAGTCCCGAGCCGAGCACGACGGCCACGGCCGGCGGCGTCGCGATCCTCCCGCGAAGCATCGCAAGAGCCTGTTCCAGTTTGGTCTTCATACCTTCCCCCGCGTCGAAAAGTTCGTTCAAATCGAGACCCGAAGCCTAACACGGCCATTCCGGACTGTCAAACGGCGCCGGGGCGCGGCAGCCCGTTTTCGACGGAAAACGCCCCGGGCGGCAACCGGTCTGACCGACTGCCGCCCGGGGCGTCGCCTTTCAGCACCCCTGAGCTTCAGAACCTGCTTTCGACGCCGAACGTGGGGCCCGCGTAGCTGACCTTCACCGTCTCATCGGCCGTTCTCCCCCGAAGGAGGAAATATCGATAGCCGAGAGAGCCGTACCACTCGGTTTCGGAGGGCATCTTCGCGTAATCCCGGCCGATCAGAAAAGCCATGTCGAGATCGGTCAGATCGCCCGCCGTGTCACCCTGCTCCACCGTGAAGTATTTCAGGGACGCGTTGAAGGCGGCGTTCGCATTGATCTTTCCATGGCCTTCGAAGCCGACGTACGGGATCGGGAAGTCCTGGCTCAGTTCGCCGGACCTGAAACCGCCGGAAACCCGCTGTTCGACATGCATGAACGCATGACTCATCTTTCCGCCGAACAGGATCCGCCACGCCACATCCCCGGTTTCCCTGATCAGACGAGCGAATCCGGCGTCGAAGAACCGCGCCTCGATATTCAGCAACGCGCCGAACCCGTAATTGAGGTTGTCGAACGTCATGTTCTTTTTCAGGAAGCCGCTGTGATCGAAATGCATGTAATCGAACCGGAGCTGGTTCCTCCTGGATATATTCCAGGCCGCCTTCATCGCGAACCGGTTCTGCTCGTCGATGCTCGTCTCATCCGCCAGATCCAGGTTCATCCCTCTCGATTCCATTCTTCCGGACAGATCGCTTTGCCATCCGCGAAACTGAAGCGTTATCCGGGGCTGCCCGCTCACGCCTTTTTCTTCCACAACCGCCTCGGCAGTCTCTTCTGCGACCGGTTCCGCAGCTGAGGCGACCGGGACGGCCGGAGCGGGTTCGCTCGTCGAAGCGGCAGCCGGCGCCGGCTCCCCCGGGGCAGGAACTTCCGCCACCGGCTCTTTCTCCCCCGGAAGGGCCGTCACATCGACGTCCTCTCCCGTCACTCCCTCAAACTCCGCCAGATACTCGGCCAGCAGCGCATGAACGCTGTCGGGCGCATCCGCTTTCATCTGGTTGGCGAACTCCTCGATGCCGCTCGCGGGATATTTCGCTTTCAGCATTTTGCAGAGTTTTTTGGCATGGTCATGATTGCCCATCATCACCCAGGCCTGTGCGGCTCCATAACAGGCGCCGGGGATGTTGGCGTCGGCCCCCTCGCGCATCACCCGCTGGTAGACATTCGCCGCCGACGCCCATTCCTCTTTTTCCATCAGGAATTCGGCGAGGCTCGACAGCACGAAGCCTTTCTGCGTCTTGTCCGAAGTTTGCTCCGCGGCTTCCATGAATTTCGCCGTCACTTCCTCGATGGTTCCCGTCGCGCGGCTCTTGATCGCCTCCTCGTATGCCCGGCCGGCTCCCTGGGCGAAGCACGCGGAGATCCCGGACGCGATCACCACGACAGCCATCATTCGAATCACCAGTTTTTTCAGCATGCGTCTTCCTCACATCCATCGTTATTTATATCAGGCACCGAATGTTCCGTTGTCCTCATGGCACGAAGACGACATGCGCCGGAACATTTTGCATACTTATGCATTTATATTTATCACCACATTTTCATCGGGCCGCCGCATACACGGCATCAGCCAGCGGCACGTACGCGCTCCGGGGAAAGGCGCTCCGGAGGTGCGTCAGCACGCGGTTCGCCTCCTCGAGATTGCCGACTTCGATCAGAATGCGGATCAGGTAATACAGAGCTCCCTCCTTCACGGCGACGTTGTTCGTTCCCTCGAATGCGGATCTGAAGCCGAAATACGCCTCGGTCGTCTGGCCCATCGCATATTGCGTGTAGGCGTTCAGAAACCGGTATCGGTCTACGGGAATGCGCTTCGGATCCGGGCGAACGCGCTGCAGGAACGTGAACGCCGCCTGCGGGTTCCGCTCCTGGATGTAGCACTCGGCCAGCAGGAACGCGGCCTTCTGGAACTCGTCCTCGCTCAGGCCGCCGTAGAGCGCATCGTTGAGAGCGAGGCGAGCCGAGAGATACTCGCCCTCCTCGAAGAATTTCACGCCCTGAAGGAACTGGTCGCGGGCGTGTTTCGGCCGCGCGTTCGCGACGAGGGTCTTCGTTATATAATCTTTAGCATACTTCGTCATGACCTCTTCCGAGAGGCCGTTGAAGCACGAATCGAGTTCGGCCGCCACGTCCCCGCTTTCGAGAAGCCTGTTGATGAACCGGTGCAGGGCCTCGTTCCCGAAGGTTTTCAGGAGGAACTGCACCTTCAAATAGTTTTCGACGTATCGCTCCAGCGATATCGGATTGCCGTCGTCGCTTTCATCCTCGTTGCTGAACTGGGCCAGGCTGAATCCCCGTCGCATCAGCGCCTTGATCCGGGCCAGCCCCTGGTCGGCGGCATGCACGGCCGTCCCTTCCTTGATCCACATCGGCATTCCCTCGTAGGTGGCAAGGCCGGTGACGTCTGCCATGACGGCATGCGTCAACTCGTGGGTCATCTCCTCGATCAGCGTCGCCTGGCCGGTGACAAGGAATTCGAGATCGAGATAGATATAATGCAGGATCCTGCGGCCGGCGGACTGGACAGAACGCCTCTTTCCCCGCAGCCTGAGGCCGTTGTGGGTCAGTTCGTCCGAAAACACGACGATCACCTCGAGGCGGTCCGGAACGGGGACGCCGAGCGAGCGTTTGATCTTCTGGAGGGCTTCCTGATACACGAACGGCAGATCCGCGAGCATCTTCTCATACTGCGGGGTGCCGCGATACCGGCCTGCGTAGCTCGTGTCGATGTTGAGCGCGGCTTCCCCGTTTCCCGTCCACAGCAGCAGGGCCGAGGCAATCAGAAGCATCAGTCCGCACGCACGTTTCATGTCGTCACCGCCCTTCGGCGCCGGCCGGCGCCGCCGTGGACGAAGCCTGGCCTGCGGCGGCCTCCGCCTGCGCGGGCAACGTCGCGAGGACCGCTTCGATCTGCCGTTTCAGCCCGGGAACGGCGTTCGCGTCCGGTCGCGCCGCGATGCGTTCGAACACGGCGCGCGGCGCATCGAGCAGGTTCATTTCCCGACAGATGACGGCGTTGTGGAACTCGATTTCCGCGGAGGGGGTCGCCACCGATTCCCTGATCCGAAACATGACTTCGAGGGCCTCATTCGATCGGCCGTTCTTGTGAAGAGCCCAGGCAAGCGTGTCCAGGTTGAAGACGTACCCGGGCTGGAGATCGACGGATTTTTTGGCCAGCTCGAGCGCAAACGCAGGCTCCCGATCGAGTTCGAGAAGGGTGAACGCCAGGTTGTTCAGCAGAACGGGATCCTGCGGTTCGAGATCGACCGCCTTTCTGTAGGCGTCGACGGCCTCGTTCCGCCTGTCCTGGGACGTGAGAATGTCGGCGAGCAGCATC encodes the following:
- a CDS encoding purine-nucleoside phosphorylase — its product is MKTKLEQALAMLRGRIATPPAVAVVLGSGLGKFAEKVEDPVVVEYRDIPHFPVSTVKGHSGRLVCGRVGGKQVAVMQGRFHYYEGYSMAEVTFPIRVLRGLGCADLIITNASGGLNRTFSVGDLMVMTDHINHMGDNPLRGKNDDSVGPRFPPMQGVYTP